CAGtagtagaagaagtagaagtagggcaagtttatttgtataacagCATTCAAACACAGAGGCAATGTAAAGACCTTTACATAGAAGACGTGGAGTATAACGACATATGAAAAGATAAGAGAAATAATAGTCTAATATTAGTAAACGGTGACAGGCCTCGCTGTAGTCTGctagtactgtagtagtattagcagtaataTTAGCAGTAATATTAGTAGTAATATTAGTTGTAAATGGAGGAGTCCTCAGTTCAGTCTTCAGTTATCTCCCATCcagacaaaatgtaaacagacacaaataccTGCTGAATGCTCGTGAGTGTGATGAACCGAGAGAGTTATTTGTTAAGCTCTGTGAACACGCACGAGGAGACCTGTGAACGAGTGAATGATTCAATTGACACCTCGCTACTTTTGATCACTTCACGCACCGCGATGTATATTCTGACTTGAACGAATCATCGCGGTTCAAAGTGAATCTCTTTCTCACAGGTATTCACCGGCAGCGGAGGCGTGCTGAGAGTTTGTGCTTCTACACAAGCTGAAGCCATTTAATACTGAATGGAAGCGTCTGACTTAAATAAACTAATTAGGAGGCGGTTTATTGATCACTACGGTGAATATAGAGAATAAACAAAGAGGGAGGCTCATGATCAAGACAGGCCTTGGATAAAGATCATCATGGAACAgcaataaataaagataaattaaatgtttcccTTTACCCTTTGAGAAAATGTATtgtattaattgattaatctctTTCCATACAATGATCCATATTATCTGGGTCTAATTATAAGTTTAGTCTGCAGTTACGCATCAAAATAATCTCAATTCGTTTAgatatataacattttattagaACAGGGtccaataataaaaaagtacaCGCAAAAAGTACTATTAAAACagcactgtactgtaaaaaacaCTCCATTAAAGTCTTGCTTTCAAAATCGGACTAATACGGAAGTATTATctgcaaaatgtacttttttacaaaagtatttgtttttaagacaAACGTGTGattgttatattgttgtatattatattattgggtTACTGTTAATAATACATTCATTGTATTGTTGCAGTTGGACTTCATTTTAACTACGTTAATACTGTTaaatttgtcatattttattaactCATCAcgtgttttgtttgtaaaatccAGCAGCAAAGTAAATAATTACAGCTGTCAGACAAATGTAGGGAATAAAACGCgcaatatttccctctgtaATGTAGTTCAGTATAAGTAggctataaaataaaatgggaGCACTCGAGTAAAGTATAAGTACCTCAATATTGAAGTTAAATAGTGTTATTTGTAGTATTCCACCATTGTCACAGCAGGTTTTAAATGTTAGTGACTTTCAATCCGGCGTTATCAACCAAAACAGcacaatattataaaataaaatacacatataaaTCTATAAGTACTCAGACTCACGAGAATTATTATGAGTAATTAATCAGGAATTACAACATTTGACAGCTGAGAGAGGCGGGGCTCCATCTCTGTCCAAACTAAGCTTGATTAAAAACCTTCTGAAACATGATTGCATTTTCAAAGTGTTGTAAGAGTTTTCAGCCGGGATCTTTCTCTCCGTTTCTCTCTGCGTTGAGATTGATTGGAGGAGGTCATAGGCTGGCACCCCCATCGTGTTTCCAGCCGCTCACGCTCCACATGATTGGTCCGCCTCCTTCAGCCGCAGCCACCAGAAGCGCCTCCTCTCATAAACCTCGTCAGAGCGCAGCAACGTTTCCCATTTAGACTTCCAGGAGAAGCAGCGGCTCACTATTGCGGACTTTGCGTGCGACTTATGGCACACAACTAACTAACAGGTATGTAATGAAAAGCGTCTCatgtctcttcttttttttacccctcACTCgctgtctttttcctctttctcgtGGCACACACAGCTGCTATGAACATCTGGCGGTGTGCGCAGCAGGATCTAAATCATCATTTCGGGGTATTATTGTTTTATCGCTCCAGCCTGCCTCTCGGCCCTTATCTGTTTTGGGTCTTATCAAACGGTTATCTCTTTTGCTGTGAAGACATATTGCGTTTTGTTTCCTATCTGTTGTccagccgtgtgtgtgtgtgtgtgcgtgtgtatgtgtgtgtatgtgtgtgtgtgtgtgtgtgtgtgtgtgtgtgtgtgtgtgtgtgtgtgtgtgtgtgtgtgtgtgtgtgtgtgtgtgtgggaggacaGGGATTTGACACGGATGGATTCAGTGCCTCTTAAGAGCGCTTGATGGGAGTATGGCAGTCACTGTAGTTTGGATGCGTTTTATTGGAGTTAAGAGATGATACAAGCCGTGAAATTCATAATTAGCTTCATAGTTTATCAGTGTTTCTATTATACAAATATAAGCTGCGCgtttaaagatgaaaacaagCGGTACATCAGTGGTGGGTTTGCGTTTTTCTAAGAATTTGGTGAGTTTCTATTGAGATGTTTTGGTGTCCACAACTTTGCGCCACACGAGTAAAACTCATTTTCCTCTGGTTTTATATTAACCTAACGGTTCCCAATCTTTTTGTTTCAGGGTAGACTACTCCCTAACTATTTTTATTAACCCCTACGGTGTATGGAAAGTGCTCCTGGATGGACCTGGGCGAAAACAGCTGGTCCATGGTGAAGCGAGAAGTATCCAGCAGCCCAGGGTCACCGGCTGAACAGACCTACCTGCCCGGTGACAGCAGGAGGGACGGTCCCACCCCGGATGAGCTGAGGACACCGGCGCCTCCGAGCGACCTTGACGCACTGGGGCACCGCCGCTCCGACGGCAGATCACTACACTCCTACGTTCACTTCGGACACCATAACAACACCCTGACCACCGAGGACATCCCGCTGTTTACGGATTTAGACCAGGGCAGCAAACTCGTCCTCTCCAGCGGGGCGCACAAGGCGAGCTTACTGGTGGACCCGTCCGACATGTACCAAACACTGGCCATCGCCGCAGCCCAGAGCCAGACTGGATATGATTCCTCCTCTGGCGGTTATATGCACTCCAACCCCAACTCTCCCGTGTATGTGCCCAGCTCCCGGGTGGGCTCCATGATACCCAGCCTCTCTTATCTGCAAGCCAGCGGCTCTGCGCAGCCAAGCCACGGCGTCTCCAGCCACTCGGTCTGGTCGCAGTCCACCCCGGAGAGCCCTTCGTACAGCACCGGGAGCCCGCACACCTCCAGCCGGTTCCACTACCCTCCAAGCCCGCCCATGAATAACGGGACGCCCAGGGACACCGGCTACAGTAACACGCTGAATGTGAGCAGCAGAGACCAGTACGGCCTCTCTCGGCCCCTAAACGGGGCCTACCCGAGTCCATACTCTCCTTATGTGGCGCCACAGCTGTCCCAGCTGCCCTCGCCTTGGACCGGGGGACCTTTTGATAACACGATGCTGCACACCTTGCAGACCAGAGGTGCGCCCTTGCTTCGAGGACCAAATGGAGGTAAGAAAAACTGCAACGTAATAGTCTCACTGTCTAGGGTGGAGGTATGATGATTAAAGGCCAGCTTCCACTGAAGCTCCAGAACATGATCTCCCTGTTGAGGTCAGAgctaaaaagttgttttttaaaaggatttaaaaataaagtaggCTACCATAGAAATATTCtaaaattatgatttattttgccCGAGAGACCGTGTGTgtcatttctctaaaaaaatTCGGCCTATTTGTGTGCGCAAGCAGGCCTAACTGCCCTAAATatgtcaaactttaaaaatataaattgtcataaacatttcacaaaagtATGAAGATACTGAAAGTATCAGGTTTATAATTCTCCATTTTAATTTAACGGACTGTCTGTACtctttaaatcatattttattacattaaatcTGTGTATCTGTTCGATCAGCTTCACCTGACACATCAATGTCCTCTGAAACAAACTCCCTTAtggctgttttcatgtttaaaagtGGCGCGTTTGGCTGAttgttcactttttcttttcagtttcagatATTCTGGACGACATGGCGGAGAGCAGAGAGTGCGTCAACTGCGGCTCCATCTCCACGCCGCTCTGGAGGCGCGACGGCACGGGCCACTTTCTCTGCAACGCCTGCGGCCTTTACAGCAAAATGAATGGGCTGAGCCGACCATTAATTAAACCACAGAAACGGACGGTAAGCAGGGGACCACTTAACCGCTCACTTTCCTGCCTAATTATTTCAAACGACAGGCTGGAGAGGCCATCACTGACTTTATTCATAGTACTCAATGCTTACACAAAAAGAGCTGACCCTCAGGCCATTTAtcactttcacattttatttttaacaatattttttgttttatcatgtCTGTGATTAATGCTGCAAAATGTGCAGAAATATATttgtatcatatcatattaaCGATTAGGATCAGTGCTTTTCTATGCAAAATGGTGACACGTACGTCCAATTATTCAGCACaatgatcaataataataataacttattAGTCAACAGTCATATAAATTAAGTGGATACAGGTTTGGAAATGTTGGTGGCGAAGAAGACTTTTAGATTCAGCCAATTTCTTACAGTTTGATTTTAAGTGAATTGATGGCTCTGATTTAATTGGACCAGAACCATCACTTAATGGAGGGCGTTCACTCACCTAATTAATCATTCACCTCATTTCTGTCACTGTATGACTGTGGAGTGAACTGACAATGAGAGTAAATCTTTTCCTGTTGCCATTACGCTCAGCATTACGCAcagttcttttatttttttttactgggaAATCTGATGTCACGTATTGACCCCATGAAAATTAACATCCTGTTTTAAATAAGCCGTGCGTAAATGGCAGTTAAATGGACATCATAATAGGGAATGTGTTATTGATAGGAAATAGGGTGTGAATGGCCGGATTAAGATTAAATTAGTGGAGTGTgtctttcatttaaaacaaaacataaaaacaaagaaacagagatTAAAGACAAATATTCCCAGTCACGTCGGCTTGACAGACCTGTGCTTCATTTATATTCTGATTATAATGATTAATTTTATGATACATCTGTCACCAGTCAACGTCCAGAAGGATCGGCCTGTCCTGCGCTAACTGTCAAACCAGCACGACCACTTTGTGGCGCAGAAACGCGGAGGGAGAGCCGGTGTGTAACGCATGCGGACTCTACACAAAATTACACGGGGTGAGTCCAAATATCCATATCATTTTGCATTCAAATTAAATTCTCATTTCAATTAATCGAAACATCACTAAAAATGATTCAATTATCTGCAGGTACCTCGGCCGCTCGCCATGAAGAAAGAGGGAATccagacaagaaaaagaaaaccgAAAACCTTGAATAAAACGAAGGGGTCCTCTGGTGAGTTACTGCAGCTATAAGTGTGATTAATTACTCACAATCACAATGTTGCTTTTAGGATAATATCTCAACAGCctctttcatatattttcaaAGGAAATAACAACGCTGTCTCTATGACTCCCACGTCCACCTCTTCATCCAACTCTGAGGACTGCTCGAAAACCAGCTCTCCCTCCGCGCAGGTGTCAGGGGTaagaaaatcttaaaatgtctcCTGCTCCATTTGAATTAGAGCATCAAATACATTCATCTTAGCCTATACATTTGTCTAATTTGgcacacataaatataaaaaatgtgagcatttataatttgaaaaaacaattCTCGTACCTCTTTTTTACATGTGAACACAATGTATTCTCATTGTATTACCTCATGTAGCCTTTGCTACAGCAGATTTTTTGCTAAAAATACCTCACAATGGCTGACCGATGCTCTGTGATTATGACTGTTGCTATAATGAGGAATGTGTCACCATAATATATCACAGTAAAACGAGTTTCACATTGCTCAGGATGTGGTGCTTTTTCCAGCTGTGTAATGCAAGTGGCATCCTAGTCCCAACATCAACTGTGAATCACATTCCAAATAAGGCTAAATGCTTATTTTACAGTACACAAGCAATGTTATGCTTTGCAATCACAGTTTGAGACTAATAATCTGTCCTCTGGTGCTGCAGGTCAGTTCATCTGTGCTGTCTAGCTCGGGGGAGGGAACAGGCTCTGGATCTGCGGTGAAGTACCCGGGACAGGATGGCCTGTACACCAGCGTGGGTCTGTCCCAGCCTTCAGATGTAGCTTCAGTGAGGGGTGAAGCCTGGTGCCCCATGGCTTTAGCTTGAACATCTAAATCTTTGAGAGGACAGCATTTCCCTGGACCCTCTGTCTGGATGTATATAGTGTGGAAGTATTCGGGGCAGTGTTTGTTTCCTTCCGCACAGCTGATGCAAGAAGAGTCAGACAGTCAGAGGGAAAAGAAGGGTGACCTTCAGTCACACTGCAAGCTTGAACCAAGTGTGGAATATCTGGGTTTCAGATTGGTGTGGGGGATCTTGTtgccttaaaaaaacacaaagggaaACTCCTGGGACGAGGCCAGATGATCAATCAGGTGGCCGGGCTGTGGATGGTTTCTGGACCTGTCATGCACTCGATATCTCTCCCATCCATGGCACAGAACCAGATGTTGGTTCTCAAAAGAAAGCCATCGTGTACATAATGGATTTCCTCTCTGAAGAAAAAGCTGTTGATTGGATCCCGGTGCTTCATAAAGCGCTATATTCTATAAGGACtttaagatttttgtttttttttctttccacaacTGGAATCATGCCACAAGTGCCAAGACAACTTTTatgaatcaaaagaaaaaaaaatatttataaatctTCCATTGTTGAAAACATGGCTATGATTGTTAATAAAGATATCAATATAGAGTAGAAGTTAAACCATTCTGATGTCttcttttctaatttttttctttttaagtggTTGTTTTTAAGTAGTACAGTAGTGTTGAATCTGCACATGTTTTCCACTGAAAGCTCTTACTGTATTTGACTGAAACTAGTTTGGTTTAAACAGGGTATCAATGACTATGTCAtctaatgtttttgtttaattatttacaaaaaaaaaaaaatgcaaataatcaactctTTCAGactaattaaattaaaacattgtcAGCTGTTGGGTAACATTAAAGgagaggttcacaatttttcaagtctgtcttaaaacaacagtcaggtgccgaaatgaacagtgaaaaaggTTTTGCTCGATGTAATCGTtcgtcctgttcatactgaccatcagaagatcgCCTCTAAATGTGGTTACAGTGTAAGCAATGGGGGACAAAATTAACAGTCCTTGCTTTGAGAAAAAATCCACtcaaaagtttatcttaagATAATATGAGGGTTCATTTATCTCAGTAAAGCAAAGAGGATATCATCCTCAGttagtgtttatttttaaaaaaaatccctctgtgTTTCATcagacagtgtttttctgttgaacTACAGTGGGAGGATCACACCAAAAtagggaatttggcactaaaaacactaaCTTTGAAAATTTTTGACTTTaatttggacaactgaagcctcatatgagcttcaaataaacttacatggaaagtgcattatgaaaagATCTTCTAATGACCAGTAAGTATGAACagtaggaatgattacaacaagaataaaaaaaatgtgtcagtgttcatttgggcacatgactgttgttttaggacagacttgaaaaagtgtgaacccgtcctttaaggtACTATTCTCAACATGATGGTGGACCCTAAGCGGAGCTACAAAAACTCTTTTACACGTAAAGCAGTTCAATGGCTTGTTTGAACAAAGCACACCCAGAATAGCTGTGGGCCTACACATACTGACCTTTATGTTACAAGACATAAACTGCGAAAGAAGACTGTTGGCTGCTTTACCTGACTGACTATTAACCTTTCACACTTCACGTATtctgtttcatcattttaacaCTAAAATTAGAGCAAAGGGAAGCGTGAGGTCACCTCTGAACAAATACATGTTGCGTTGATGACTTTTGACTAATCCATGTAAGGATTAAAGGGAGTGTAATGGCCCAGTAGTTTAACATGATGAGGCATTAAAGTGGACAATTGAAACCAAACCAATCCcaatacatctttttttttctcccatcacAATGTAACCCCTCATCTTGGTGACAATCTGAATTCACAGCTGAATGAATAGTGTAAAAACTTGAGTGGTGTGTTTGATTCTTCACACTGTATGTCTCCATGCGCTGCCGCAAGAGGTGTGGGTGGAGTCTCTTTGcaagaaaacatttcagacCACAAAACAATTCTGGGCTTCACAGAGTTACATGTGAAACtttgctacaaaaaaaaaaattaataaaggGTAAATGCTTATATTTAACATGcttcatccaaaaaaaaaaaggggggggggggggggcatgtgATTCATTCTTctggacttttatttatttcttttggaaatatcatgtttattttagcattgttttgtttgaatacttttattgtttgttttttttcctgaaacattataagaaattatttttatttaaatgcagtCCAATAAATTGTCCTGGTGATGCAAATGAATTTACAGTTACCCTGTGTTTTAAAGAAAGAACATCAGTATGTTTGAGGTTGTGGTAAGAACTGATGATCTTGCATAATGGTAATATTACTCAGGCATATTTCTGCATGTGGCAATCACAGCCTTACCTCCCCATTCTTCTGGCCGAACAAAGACTGAATCACTTTGTGTCCTCAGATGTTTTAATGGCTGTGAGGGAAgaacatgaaggaaaaaaaaaatcaaataatcaaaatacTGCATCTcgaatcaagaaaaaaaatgatgcttTTTCTGGGTGGTTTGCTTCTGCTTATGTTTCATTAAAGCAAGCCTTTACTCTTTCTGACAGCTTTTTCTACTtaagagtttttcttttctgccgGCCCCACAAAGGCTCAAAGCACAATCCACTTTCCTGTGTCCTCTTGAACCAGCAGCTCAAAGTACCTGTCACAATGTTTACTGTACTTAAGCGAATATGGCCTATGAGTAATACAACATGAAAAGATTTTGGAGATGGTTACGATTTATGTCTGGGCTTAGCGTTATCTGTCTGCTCTTTGACATATTGATTTAACTGAGTTTATTGAGTGTTGAGGAATGCGCCACACTGCACAACAGCCACATCAACGGTTTCGAGATGAACGTTGTTATTgcgtttctttctctttctttagcAGATGATCAAtaatttttttgacatttgattgGAAAGATACAGCCACAAACTCTTTATTTTTTCGTTTTTTAGTGTCAGTAGTGAAATGGAAACATTTGGTGTGTGCTCATTTGCTGCTGGTTGGTATGTAAAAAccaatttgacaaaaaaagaccACCGGGCACAAGTCCTTGAGCTTCCAAGTGGATAAATCACAAAACCACCTTTAGATATGTAAATGCAAACTAGTGTTGAACTCAAAACATGAGCAAATATTTATAGCTTGCTGAATTTATGAGGTGGTCCTACCTTGGCACTGTCTGACTGGTATCCATGGTGCAGCGAGGGAGgaaatataaacacaacattgcaGAAATCCTCCCTGCGCTCTCATCTGGATAGATGTGTGCCGAGGTGAGGGTCACATCAACAACCACGTTCGCACAAAGGGATGCAAATGACAAGCTTTACAGTTATTATCTGTGAGAGTGATGGAAAGGGAGGGTTAGTGATGTTAGTCATAGAGTTGCAGAATGGGATAGGTGATCAAAAGCTGGAAAAAGGGGgaaagagatagagacagacagaacagagaaagagggagcaTACAGAGATCTTGATGGCTGTGCAGGGTTGAAAGTCCTCTGAAAGTAAACAACACAGACTAGCtcggcagcggcagcagcagcagcagcagcagcagcagactacAGGCCCCAGGGCTGTTTGACCATGGGGCAGCAGCATAGTATAGCCTAGCGGCTCCCTCAGGAGATGCCCGTTGATCTTTCCATGCTTCCTTTCAAAGGAGAACACCGCTGGCCCTGCCTCCGGAAGAGATGGGATCTCTGACTCAGCCCTTTTGGGTTTCCTCGACAGACACGGGGGCACAttctgggagaaaaaaacatttaaaaacatgataGCCAGTCCTGCTTGTGGAGACTTTTTAGATTTGGAGTACCATCAAAAGATTTCACTAATGGAAAGTTaagagtttttgtgtgtgtaacgtTTTATCGTTCTGGATTATTATTCTTTGATTTATTTGCCTTGTCAGTTTCATAGAAAGCCAAACTGTGCTTTCAAAGCTTTGTCCTCAGAGTGTTTCACCTTCTCAGTTTAGCAAACATATCCATAACTGTATAGGAAAGAATAAAAGCACCTCCTCCACCCCTGTCATAAACTCTAATAGTCTTACTCACAGGAAGTTACACGCAAGGGCAAAGTTCAGTTCAAAATAATAAGTAGTAGTGTAACTCCTCTCTCTCTAATAATAAAACAGCAGTAAGGACActgttgttaaaactgaaatCATATGAAATGCTTGGCTCCACTCAGTGTAGTGATGACATCATATTGCTATGTATAGTTAGATTTAGTAATCATAGAAACCATGGGAGTGTGTTCAGGGAAGGTTGGGTGTTGGAGAGAATGACACTTCTGGTGGAGAAGAGTGAAAATCACCGGGTGGGACACAAGTTCTCAGCCTGACTCTGAGTGTaaatgagtgtatgtgtgtgtgtgtgtgtgtgtgtgtgtgtgtgtgtgtgtgtgtgtgtattgtaagGAATGCCAGGAAGTTGTATACTGAATGGGACCTAATGGCGGAGATGTGATTGAAGGTTTGAAGTGGAGGAAAGGACAAAATGACAAAGCACTTGTTATGTGGGAAAAGGAAAAGTTCCTTGACAACTTATGAACCTTTAACCTGACGATGAATCAGAAGCTGAACCAGTTTTATGGAAACAAATGGTCAAGCTGAAAAGCTGTCACGTACCAGGTTACACCTTTTTAAACTCTCAGATAGCTGTTAGAATGGAGGAAATGTTTTGAGATGACAGTTTATTATTCAAATCATTGATtagatttgatgctttttcatAAAATTCAACTGTTAGTAATAAATTATATATGATGTAAATTACTCTACTGTCCTACTTTTTAACACCAGATAACAATTCCAACATTGATCTGATACCAGTGCCCTGTTTCACcaaaatttaaaatctgttcCTCACTGTGTACAACTTATTAGAATAATTTTCATATAAAGATAACATGAGACCAGGGATTTCTGTTGCACTAAGAGTCATGAGCTGCTGTGACTGAATAATATAACTTACAGTGTAAACAATGAATTTTGTActgacattaaaacagaaacggtattttttaaaataacatatgaaaaatgtaaatacagaaacTATACTTAATGTGGATTGGTCACATTAAGGCTGATCCACTTATCTATCAGTATGTATCAGTATCCCTTTAATATCTGTGGATGTATTAGGGTATGTGGGCAGAGTTGTGGATTAATGAAAAAGACTATTTTATGGAAAAGTTggatttttatatgatttttatgTCAATGTGATCTTGATTTGTCAGGTTATTTGCTGAATTAGCCAGTCATTCCTGTGTGGTTATTTTTCTTCTCAGttaattttgatgattgatATAATGTATATCATGCTACAGTCTATCAGCTACATATCATGATATCAATAAAACGTCACATCACGTATGGTGCCTGTTGCCCTCTTTAATTTGATACAACATTAAGGAACTATTCAACCTTAAATATCAAATGTGGGCCTAATATCTAATGTGTGGTTGGAAATGtactttatttactttacattatttatcaaacagggacaacacacaacattaatataatgtaaatgtgtcagatttaGCCAAAAGGatcattttcatttgcagtcCCTGGGCAGGTTGATATTATCCATAAAAATtgacaaacaagacaaacaaaacaagcagacaaaacaacatcagaGCACATATAGTAGGACGATgcataaatgaaaagaaacctAGTTAAACCGAGTtacagaacagacaaacacacatgacaATCAGAGCTATACAAGAACAGACACTACACATTATGGACTACTATATAGTcctacaagaaaacacaaatgactgatgtttggaatgttttttttttcccacgaCAAATACCTTATTGTATTAAAAACATCACTCACTTACAAAACATCACAATCTCACTTTACCTCACTTGACAATATGAGGCTGATAGAGGTAGTTGAATGTTAAGCTTGCAGTTTACTTGAATATAAGTCACCATTTATGTTAAACAAATTTTTGACAGGGTTCTCACctgtaaaagcaacacaaaagaAAGTCATAGTCAGCTTTCAACATCTGATATAGACTGTATATGAATTGAGACACTGAATTCAGCTGAGTGATTAACAAAGTAAAGTAGCAAAGGAGCTCTTTAAAAGGCTGGATGGCTGATTTAAGACTGAAATTTTCTATAACAAGAAATTTAGAAAACGGCCCATATGTCGTCCATCCAttattactaaaaaaaaaaaattcctgtaattgaatattttggcaTCTGGTACTGCGAGCTCAGTAAATAAGGTTGTGCTCCGATCTGCAAACactgaagacaaataaaaagatgttgTGATTAATTCCTGGCACAGCAGTGAAAAAGCCAGTCACGTTTTGTGTTTGTTCAATCTGTTGTTCCTTCTAAAGGTGCCGACTACTGGGAACTTACTGCAATGAATAATGTACACTTGTACTTGtgcatacagaaacacacacaaacatgctagGTCATTGTGAAGGGCGGATGACTAAAAATTTGGGTTAAGTGTGAGGTGCTaagacattttctgttttatgatgAATTCTTAACACAAGTTGACTAAAACAAGATGTGTAgaatacattttacttttagACAGACAACCTgcagtgtgtacatgtgtgctgTTTTGTGGAT
This sequence is a window from Thunnus albacares chromosome 12, fThuAlb1.1, whole genome shotgun sequence. Protein-coding genes within it:
- the gata6 gene encoding transcription factor GATA-6; translated protein: MDLGENSWSMVKREVSSSPGSPAEQTYLPGDSRRDGPTPDELRTPAPPSDLDALGHRRSDGRSLHSYVHFGHHNNTLTTEDIPLFTDLDQGSKLVLSSGAHKASLLVDPSDMYQTLAIAAAQSQTGYDSSSGGYMHSNPNSPVYVPSSRVGSMIPSLSYLQASGSAQPSHGVSSHSVWSQSTPESPSYSTGSPHTSSRFHYPPSPPMNNGTPRDTGYSNTLNVSSRDQYGLSRPLNGAYPSPYSPYVAPQLSQLPSPWTGGPFDNTMLHTLQTRGAPLLRGPNGVSDILDDMAESRECVNCGSISTPLWRRDGTGHFLCNACGLYSKMNGLSRPLIKPQKRTSTSRRIGLSCANCQTSTTTLWRRNAEGEPVCNACGLYTKLHGVPRPLAMKKEGIQTRKRKPKTLNKTKGSSGNNNAVSMTPTSTSSSNSEDCSKTSSPSAQVSGVSSSVLSSSGEGTGSGSAVKYPGQDGLYTSVGLSQPSDVASVRGEAWCPMALA